In one Mus caroli chromosome 14, CAROLI_EIJ_v1.1, whole genome shotgun sequence genomic region, the following are encoded:
- the LOC110309763 gene encoding putative mitochondrial import inner membrane translocase subunit Tim8 A-B has protein sequence MESAWSSREASLGSTDLQLQRFMEAEVQKQRVQLLIHHMTELCWEKCMDKPGPRLDGRAELCLVNCVERFIDTSQFILNRLEQTQKARPLFSERLSD, from the coding sequence ATGGAGTCCGCCTGGTCTTCccgggaggccagcctgggatctaCAGACCTGCAGCTGCAGCGGTTCATGGAGGCGGAGGTGCAGAAGCAGCGGGTGCAGCTGCTCATCCACCACATGACGGAGCTCTGCTGGGAGAAGTGCATGGACAAGCCCGGGCCCAGGCTAGATGGCCGGGCCGAGCTCTGCTTGGTCAACTGCGTCGAGCGCTTCATCGATACGAGCCAGTTCATCTTGAATCGACTGGAGCAGACCCAGAAGGCTAGACCACTCTTCTCAGAAAGACTTTCCGACTGA